In a single window of the Bradyrhizobium sp. ORS 285 genome:
- a CDS encoding cytochrome P450 → MSTAEIHYLPQARVQQSRGPLIPPMPPRAPDSMGALRRVLMMGQNAIATWSQRAYEDEIIRGRFLGSSSYILNTPETIKHVLVDNWENYARTVGAIRVLRPVLGEGLLIAEGRAWKHQRRTLAPAFTPRAVSGLIPHMVAVTDETVDRLRQQCGQPIDLRETMQRMTLDIAGRTMFSFEMGRHGTTLRDFVYEYGERLAAPHLLDIVLPLSWPTPRDLARRRFRQRWTDFIGTLMAERRAAGKLEDAPPRDLFDLMGAARDPETGAAFTDAQLADEVATMILAGHETTATALFWALYLIALDPTNQDKLAQEVRAATDLSNPDQLPFTRAVMDETLRLYPPAFLIARAASGPDQIAQYRVKRGDVVLIAPWLLHRHEKLWDAPNAFKPERFMPGAPPPERFAYLPFGAGARVCIGAHFALVEAVLALARLVGAFRIEVVDRAPVIPVGVVTTQPDRSPLFKITPR, encoded by the coding sequence ATGAGCACGGCCGAGATCCACTATCTGCCGCAGGCACGGGTCCAGCAGTCACGGGGACCGCTGATCCCGCCGATGCCGCCGCGCGCGCCCGACAGCATGGGCGCGCTTCGTCGCGTGCTGATGATGGGGCAGAACGCGATCGCCACCTGGAGCCAGCGCGCCTATGAGGACGAGATCATCCGCGGCCGCTTCCTCGGCAGCTCCAGCTACATCCTCAACACGCCCGAGACGATCAAGCATGTGCTGGTCGACAATTGGGAGAACTACGCCCGCACGGTCGGCGCGATCCGCGTGCTGCGTCCGGTGCTCGGTGAGGGCCTCCTGATCGCCGAGGGCCGAGCGTGGAAGCACCAGCGTCGCACCCTGGCGCCGGCCTTCACGCCGCGCGCCGTCTCCGGGCTCATTCCGCACATGGTCGCGGTGACCGACGAGACCGTCGACCGGCTGCGGCAGCAGTGCGGGCAGCCGATCGACCTGCGCGAGACCATGCAGCGCATGACGCTGGACATCGCGGGGCGCACGATGTTCTCGTTCGAGATGGGCCGCCACGGCACGACCTTGCGCGACTTCGTCTACGAGTATGGCGAGCGGCTGGCGGCGCCGCATCTGCTCGACATCGTGCTGCCGCTGTCCTGGCCGACGCCGCGCGATTTGGCGCGCCGCCGCTTCCGCCAGCGCTGGACCGATTTCATCGGCACGCTGATGGCCGAGCGCCGCGCGGCCGGCAAGCTGGAGGACGCGCCGCCGCGCGACCTGTTCGACCTGATGGGGGCTGCGCGCGATCCCGAGACCGGCGCCGCGTTCACCGATGCGCAGCTTGCCGACGAGGTCGCGACCATGATCCTCGCCGGGCACGAGACCACGGCCACCGCGCTGTTCTGGGCGCTGTATCTGATCGCGCTCGATCCGACTAACCAGGACAAGCTCGCGCAGGAGGTTCGCGCGGCGACCGATCTCAGCAATCCGGATCAATTGCCGTTCACGCGCGCGGTGATGGACGAGACGCTGCGGCTGTATCCGCCGGCCTTCCTGATCGCGCGCGCCGCCAGCGGACCGGACCAGATCGCCCAATACCGGGTCAAGCGCGGCGATGTCGTGCTGATCGCGCCCTGGCTGCTGCACCGGCATGAGAAGCTGTGGGACGCGCCCAATGCCTTCAAGCCGGAGCGCTTCATGCCCGGCGCGCCTCCGCCGGAGCGGTTCGCCTATCTGCCATTCGGGGCGGGCGCGCGGGTCTGCATCGGCGCGCATTTCGCGCTGGTCGAGGCGGTGCTGGCGCTGGCGCGCCTGGTCGGCGCTTTCCGGATCGAGGTCGTAGACCGGGCACCGGTCATCCCGGTCGGCGTGGTGACGACCCAGCCTGACCGGTCGCCGCTGTTCAAAATCACGCCGCGTTGA
- the folD gene encoding bifunctional methylenetetrahydrofolate dehydrogenase/methenyltetrahydrofolate cyclohydrolase FolD — protein MTARIIDGKIIAADLRAQVAGEVERVKRDHGLTPGLAVVLVGNDPASEVYVRSKHTQTQAAGMASFEHKLPADVSQAELLALIGRLNQDPAVHGILVQLPLPKGLETEVVINTIDPAKDVDGLHPHNAGRLAGGQSALAPCTPLGCIILSKTVHGSLEGMNAIVIGRSNLVGRPLVQLLLNENATVTIAHSRSRDLPALTARADLVYAAVGRPEMVKRDWIKPGATVIDVGINRIPTAEGKTKLVGDVAYAEVAEVAGAITPVPGGVGQMTVACLLVNTLRAACAIAGLPKPAV, from the coding sequence ATGACCGCACGCATCATCGACGGGAAGATCATCGCAGCCGATCTGCGCGCGCAGGTCGCCGGCGAGGTGGAGCGGGTCAAGCGTGACCATGGCCTGACGCCGGGCCTCGCCGTGGTGCTGGTCGGCAACGATCCGGCCTCCGAGGTCTATGTCCGCAGCAAGCACACCCAGACCCAGGCCGCCGGCATGGCTTCGTTCGAGCACAAGCTGCCGGCCGACGTGTCGCAGGCGGAGCTGCTGGCGCTGATCGGCAGGCTCAACCAGGATCCCGCCGTGCACGGCATCCTGGTGCAGCTGCCGCTGCCGAAGGGGCTGGAGACGGAGGTCGTGATCAATACGATCGATCCAGCCAAGGATGTGGATGGCCTGCATCCGCACAATGCGGGCCGGCTCGCCGGCGGCCAGTCGGCGCTGGCGCCGTGCACGCCGCTCGGCTGCATCATTCTTAGCAAGACGGTGCATGGCTCGCTGGAGGGGATGAATGCGATCGTGATCGGCCGCTCGAACCTGGTGGGACGCCCGCTGGTGCAGTTGCTGCTGAACGAGAACGCCACGGTGACGATCGCGCATTCGCGCTCGCGCGATCTGCCGGCGCTGACCGCGCGCGCCGATCTGGTCTATGCGGCCGTCGGCCGTCCGGAGATGGTGAAGCGCGACTGGATCAAGCCGGGCGCGACGGTGATCGATGTCGGCATCAACCGTATCCCCACCGCCGAGGGGAAAACCAAGCTGGTCGGCGATGTCGCCTACGCGGAGGTGGCAGAGGTGGCCGGCGCGATCACGCCGGTGCCCGGCGGCGTCGGCCAGATGACGGTGGCCTGCCTGCTGGTGAACACGCTGCGCGCCGCCTGCGCCATCGCCGGGCTGCCGAAGCCGGCAGTGTGA
- a CDS encoding YggT family protein — MRAVLDIVLIVLDLYVWLLIASAILSWLIAFNVVNTRNQFVSAVAEFLYRITEPVLAPIRRMLPNLGGLDISPIILILIIMLIQRVIGYYIYPYVF; from the coding sequence ATGCGTGCCGTTCTCGACATCGTTCTGATCGTTCTCGACCTCTATGTCTGGCTGCTCATCGCCTCGGCGATCCTGTCGTGGCTGATCGCCTTCAACGTCGTCAACACGCGCAATCAGTTCGTCTCCGCGGTCGCCGAATTCCTCTACCGAATCACCGAGCCGGTGCTGGCCCCGATCCGGCGCATGCTGCCCAATCTCGGCGGCCTCGACATCTCGCCGATCATCCTGATCCTGATCATCATGCTGATCCAGCGGGTCATCGGCTATTACATCTATCCCTACGTGTTCTGA
- a CDS encoding TerB family tellurite resistance protein has protein sequence MLEGLRQFIADVVSPHETPAFDDNGYQLAATALLIHVISLDGEPSEAERRKLHSLIELRFGLDHGAADRLIAQAMLAEGEAVDLYRFTSVIMREVNEAGRLRIVEMMWELVYADGKVTEFEDNVVWRASELLGISTRDRVDLKHRVADRRQGNPA, from the coding sequence ATGCTCGAAGGATTGCGCCAATTCATCGCCGATGTCGTTTCGCCGCACGAGACGCCGGCCTTTGATGACAATGGCTACCAGCTGGCCGCGACCGCGCTGCTGATCCACGTGATCTCGCTGGATGGCGAGCCGAGCGAGGCCGAGCGGCGCAAGCTGCACAGCCTGATCGAGCTGCGCTTCGGGCTCGACCACGGCGCCGCCGACCGGCTGATCGCCCAGGCCATGCTGGCCGAGGGCGAGGCGGTCGATCTCTACCGCTTCACCAGCGTGATCATGCGCGAGGTCAACGAGGCCGGACGGCTGCGCATCGTCGAGATGATGTGGGAGCTGGTCTACGCCGACGGCAAGGTGACCGAGTTCGAGGACAACGTGGTCTGGCGCGCTTCGGAGCTGCTGGGCATCTCCACCCGTGACCGGGTCGACCTGAAGCACCGGGTGGCGGACCGGCGACAGGGGAACCCGGCCTGA
- a CDS encoding glutamine amidotransferase, protein MLRPDPSLSSNGTATADVRPLPSKPAAAAAPRRPVLIILHQETSSPGRIGNALRARGYRLDIRRPRFGDPLPETLDGHSGAVIFGGPMSANDPDDFVRREIDWIEVPLREQRPFLGICLGAQMLAMQLGARVAPHPQGRAEIGYYPIRPTRAGKKLCPHWPDHVYHWHREGFDLPAGADLLAEGGDFPVQAYQYENATGLQFHPDVTYAMMCRWTTRGHARLDTPGACPRHHHFEGRAVHDAAERVWLKHFLDGWLERQPVAAMAEAAE, encoded by the coding sequence ATGCTCAGGCCAGACCCTTCGCTCTCTTCGAACGGGACCGCCACGGCGGACGTTCGGCCCCTGCCCTCGAAGCCGGCTGCGGCGGCTGCGCCGCGTCGGCCCGTGCTCATCATCCTGCACCAGGAAACATCGAGTCCCGGCCGCATCGGCAACGCGCTGCGCGCGCGCGGCTACCGGCTCGACATCCGCCGGCCGCGCTTCGGCGATCCCCTGCCGGAGACGCTCGATGGGCATTCGGGTGCCGTGATTTTCGGCGGTCCGATGAGCGCCAACGACCCCGATGATTTCGTTAGGCGCGAGATCGATTGGATCGAGGTGCCGCTGCGCGAGCAGCGCCCGTTTCTCGGGATCTGCCTGGGGGCGCAGATGCTGGCAATGCAGCTCGGCGCGCGGGTGGCGCCGCATCCGCAGGGCCGCGCCGAGATCGGCTATTACCCGATCCGCCCGACGCGCGCGGGCAAGAAGCTATGCCCGCATTGGCCCGACCACGTCTATCACTGGCACCGGGAAGGCTTCGACCTGCCCGCCGGCGCGGACCTGCTCGCCGAGGGCGGCGACTTCCCGGTTCAGGCCTATCAATACGAGAACGCCACCGGGCTGCAATTCCACCCGGATGTCACCTACGCGATGATGTGCCGCTGGACCACGCGCGGCCATGCCCGGCTGGACACGCCGGGCGCCTGCCCGCGCCATCATCATTTCGAAGGCCGCGCTGTGCACGATGCCGCCGAGCGGGTGTGGCTGAAGCATTTCCTGGATGGGTGGCTGGAACGGCAGCCGGTGGCGGCGATGGCCGAGGCGGCGGAGTAG
- a CDS encoding SDR family oxidoreductase has translation MSERVTLITGASSGIGAELARVFAANGHRLALTARREDRLTALAAEIAAKGGPAPLVIPCDLTSPEAGAAIEAALSAAGVELQYLVNNAGFGLFGKAVQLDRTDQLDMISVNVRALTELSLRFSHQLIRNKGGILNLGSVAGFLPGPGMAVYYASKAYVISFTEALRKELAPHGVRVTVLCPGPVPSEFQDRAGFKPGVDSVILNVSPKAVAEAGYRGLMADKRVVLPGIGIKIVPFLLRWFPRGFILDAVGRLQLKRS, from the coding sequence GTGAGTGAACGTGTCACGCTGATAACGGGTGCGTCGTCGGGGATCGGGGCCGAGCTGGCCCGCGTGTTCGCCGCGAACGGACACCGTTTGGCGCTCACGGCCCGCCGCGAGGACCGGCTGACGGCGCTCGCCGCGGAGATCGCCGCCAAGGGTGGCCCTGCGCCGCTCGTCATCCCCTGCGACCTGACCTCGCCTGAAGCCGGCGCCGCCATCGAGGCTGCGCTGTCGGCGGCCGGCGTGGAGCTGCAATACCTGGTCAACAATGCCGGCTTCGGGCTGTTCGGCAAGGCGGTGCAGCTCGACCGCACCGATCAGCTGGACATGATCTCGGTGAACGTTCGCGCACTGACCGAGCTGTCGCTGCGCTTCTCCCACCAGCTCATCCGCAACAAAGGCGGCATCCTCAACCTGGGCTCGGTCGCCGGCTTCCTGCCAGGACCGGGCATGGCGGTTTATTACGCCTCGAAGGCCTATGTGATCTCGTTCACCGAGGCGCTGCGCAAGGAGCTGGCGCCGCATGGCGTACGCGTCACCGTGCTGTGCCCGGGGCCGGTGCCGTCGGAATTCCAGGACCGCGCCGGTTTCAAGCCGGGCGTCGATTCGGTGATCCTCAACGTCTCGCCGAAGGCGGTCGCAGAGGCCGGCTATCGCGGTCTGATGGCCGACAAGCGCGTGGTGCTGCCGGGGATCGGCATCAAGATCGTGCCGTTCCTGCTGCGCTGGTTCCCCCGGGGATTCATCCTCGACGCGGTCGGACGGCTGCAGCTGAAGCGGAGCTGA
- a CDS encoding DUF167 domain-containing protein, giving the protein MDPWRPAAGGLTVALRVTPRGGRDAIDGVETLSDGRSVLKVRVRAIADGGEANRAVTELLAKAIGVTKKAVRITSGTTARLKQVAIDGDASKLDQALRDLLAAHKPTGT; this is encoded by the coding sequence ATGGACCCCTGGCGTCCTGCCGCGGGCGGCCTGACCGTTGCCCTGCGGGTGACGCCGCGCGGCGGCCGCGATGCGATCGACGGCGTCGAAACGCTGTCCGACGGCCGCAGCGTGCTCAAGGTCCGGGTACGGGCGATCGCCGATGGCGGCGAAGCGAATCGCGCTGTCACCGAGCTCCTGGCGAAGGCCATCGGCGTGACCAAGAAGGCGGTGCGAATCACCTCCGGCACGACCGCACGGCTGAAACAGGTGGCGATCGACGGTGATGCGTCGAAGCTCGATCAGGCCTTGCGCGACCTCCTCGCAGCCCATAAGCCGACCGGGACATAA